Below is a window of Bacillota bacterium DNA.
CCTGAAGGCGCTCCGAGCGTGCTTCGGGGAAGCCATAGTCTACACCGTCCCCCAGGGCGGCTTCTACACGTGGGTGACATTCCCCGAGGGCGTCGACACAGTGGCTCTCCTGCCACGTGCCGTGAAGGAGCATGGCGTGGCGTACGTGGCCGGCCCGTCGTTCTACGCGGATCGCTCCGGCGCGAACCAGGCTCGCCTGTGCTTCAGCCAGCCTAGGGTCGACCAGATCGAAGAGGGCATCAAGCGGCTCGTCGCATGCCTCGGCGCCTGAGCCTCGCGGTCACCATCTCGCGCTCCTTCCGGCGCCATCGCCAGCGCGCCTCGTCCCGTTCGCGCCGCCACGGCTGAACCGGGCGAGCTCGCGCCTAAGCCGCGCCTCCACGCTCTCGGGCAGCCGGCGCACGGGAAGCGGAATGGGCTCATCCGTATCCGGCTCCACTGCACCGTTCTCACCGGCACAGTAGCCCCAGCGATTTCCGCCCCTGTCCGCGCGCTTGCGACCGTCCGACAGGTCGGATGTGCCCCGGTCCCCGCCCGCACCAGGCGTATTCGCATCAAGCGCGAAGGGCGCGAAGACATCGCCCCCGCGTTCTCCTCCGCCCCGGCCCTCCCAATCCCCCGGCGCCACCCCGGCTCTGCGCGCCGGCCTCTCCACGGGTTTCGGGACATAGGGCTCCATCTCCAATAGATCGTGGAGGATGACGAGGGCCGCTTCCTTGTCCGGGATCCGGCCCCGGGGTGAGAGATCGGGATCGTTCTGCGCGAAGGGCGGGACCGGTGCCCCGACGCATGAAGGGCAGCCGTCCTCGCACTTGCACGCCTTCACCATTTCGAGGCAAGCACGGAGCACGTCCTCGAGCGACCTGTAAGCACGCTCGGCGAACCCCACCCCGCCGGGATAGCGGTCGTACACGAACAGCGTCGGCGAGCCGGTATTGAGCGAGTCTACCACCGCCCCCACGTCCCTTGGGTCGCACATGGCATAAAGGGGCACTACTTCGGTGATGACGTTGCCGATGCCGTATAACCCCTCGGATGGGTCCCTGCCCCACTCGCGCACCAAGTTGAGCGTGGATAAGGGCGGCACGAGCCAGAAGGCGACAGTCCCCATGACTTGAGGCGGGAGGCTCACCTTCCCGAAGCCGATGCTCTCGCGACCGTGGAACTTGATCTTCTTGAACATGTACACGAGCGAGGTCACGGTGACGTCCCCGAACGACGCCGTGGCCCTGCGGAACTTCATGCTCTCTTGTTCGTTCTCGATCTTCACAATCGATTCCGAGATGGACTGCGTGAAGTAATCGACGTCGGCTTTCTCCACGAAGGCCGCCTTCTTTTCCACGTCGAGCTGGGACACGAAGTACGTCTCTCCATCGTGCAAGTAGATCGCCTCGGGGTGAATCTGCTCGAACGCGGAGAGCTCGTCCATGGTGCCGATCACGCGATTGGCCGCCGTGTCTTTCGCAGAAGGCGCCCGGCGGTCGCGCCCCGCAAACGAGCCTGTCCACGGCATCGTCTCGGACCGATAGTCCTGGGTCGTGTCCACGATGGTGTACGTGTTGTCGGACGCGTTCCTCAGCTTGACCGCTTCGGACGGGTACGAAGGATGCGACCAGTACCACCTGTTCCCACGGCGCACGATCTCCCGCTGCTCTTCGAGGATCTCGAGGATGGCAGGCATGTACTCCCCAAACCGTGCCATATCCCTCGCTCCCAGCGGCAGCTCGAACGCGGCGCAGCGCAAGTGCCTGGCGAGAATGTACGGGTTGTGCGGGTCGATTACCGCCGCTTCGGTGGACCGCCCGAAGAAGTACTCCGGATGGCTCATGAGATACTGGTCTATGGGCGTGGACTGGCCGACCAGAATCACGAGGGCTTCCTCCTGGCCGCGCCCCGCCCGCCCGGCCTGCTGCCACGTGCTGGCGATGGTCCCTGGGTAGCCCGTGAGAATGGCTGCGTCAAGGCTGCCGATGTCTATGCCGAGCTCGAGGGCATTGGTGGACGTGACTCCTAGCAGCTCACCAGAGAAGAGGCGCCGCTCAATATCGCGTCGCTCCTCCGGAAGATAGCCCCCGCGATACGGCTTGATGGCGCGTGCCAGCGACGGGCTCACCTGCTGGAGACGCTCCTGGGCAAACCTGTAGATGAGCTCCGCGACCACACGTGCCTTCACGAAAGCGATTGTCTGGACCCTCTCCCGAACCAGGTCCACCAGGAGCCGCTCCGCCTCCGCGCTGGAGCTTCCTCGTTCAACGCGCGCAGCGTCTATGAATGGCGGGTTCCAGAACACGAACTTCTTCGGCCCCCGCGGCGCGCCGTCGTCGTCGATCAGCGTGATCGAGCGGTCTATGAGCTTCTCCGCGAGCTCCTTTGGGTTCGCGATCGTCGCCGAGCAGCAGATGAACTGCGGCCTCGCACCGTAGTGCTCGCAGACACGCTCGAGGCGTCGGATGACGCAGGCGACGTTCGAGCCGAAAACGCCCCTGTAAGTGTGCATCTCGTCCACGACCACGAAAGCCAGGTTCGCGAAGAACTGGCCCCACGCCGGGTGGCGCGGCAGGATGCCCTGGTGGAGCATGTCAGGGTTCGTTAGGATGATGTTTCCCTCGTCACGCAGTTTGCGCCTAGCGTTCGGAGGAGTGTCGCCATCATAGGTCCCCGCCACGATCGGCATGTCCGGGTCTATCTCTCGATAACGGAGAAGGCCGCGCAGCTGATCTTGAGCCAGCGCCTTCGTGGGAAACAGGTACAGCGCCTTCGCGCGCCCGTCGACGGCGAGCCTCTCGAGGACCGGCGCATTGTAGCAGAGGGTCTTGCCGCTCGCAGTGGACGTCACGACCGCCACGTCGCGCCCTTCCCGAATCGCCCGTATGGCCTGGGCTTGATGGGTGTACAGTCGCTCGATGCCGACCTTCGCCAGGATAGCCGCAACGCGCTCGTGGAGCGGCGGGACGACCTCTTCGTACCGCGCCTGCCGCTCAGGAAGGCTCTCAACGTGGACGATCTGGCCACGGTACTCCGGTGCAAGTTTGAGCCGTTCTATGAACCTTGCTGCATCCATGTCATTCGTGGCGCGCCTTCGGAGCGCTTTCCCGTCTCGTCGTCGCGCCGTCGCTTCCCCCATTCCCGCGGTCCTCTTGTGGCGCTGCCTGATTACGTCTTGATCGTGAACCACGTCCCGCCCGTGAGGGCCGTCGCGTTGCCCATGAGGAGCGCCATGCCAGTGACTCGCGCTTTCTCCGCAGCCGTCCGGTTCGCGCAGCCCTACGGTCCGGAGCTACTCGATCATAACGAGAGAATACCAGTTCTGCTGCTGACTCTCGTTGGCCAGCGTCTCTATGGGAAGCCCCTGCTTTCGCGCGGTGGCGTACACATCTATCCCCATTCCCTGCATCGCCGGCCTCGCCTTGCCGGGAAAGCGGCAGGGCTTGTCCTCAGGCAGGCTGCACTCGGCGCACAGCCCGCAATCGCTCATGCTGAACGCGAAGTAGTACCCGTCGACGTACGCCTGGCTCTCTACCGCGAAAGAAATCCTCTGTGAGGAGTCCTTGTCATGCGTATGGATGAGAACGGCACGCCTGTAGCGCGAGAGTGTCATCTCAGCCTCCCACGGCTTCAGCGCTCCCGGAGCTGACGGGCACACCCAGCACTTGCCCCAAGTGGAGCATCCATACATGCACTTCAGATATGTCCTCGGATCAAACACCACGTCTCGTGCATCGATCACGACAGCATCCACGGCTCCGAGACTCCTCGCCAGTTCAGCGTATTTCTCGTACCTCTGCTCCAATTGTTTCCCCTTCTTCCACACCATATGATCTACGCAATCGTGCTGCGGCTTCGCGGCCCCGCGGCTCCGCGGCTGCACCATTTCCACCGTCGCCACGCTCCGTTGCCGAGCCCGGTGCGGTCACTTGGTACTTCGACAACTCCGCGCGGCTGTCCTGCCTCAAGCAAGAGCTCGCATCGGAAAGCGCGTACGCGGGCGCCCGCGACGCGAACGCCCTTGAGCACCTTCGCGAAAAAGGGGGCGCCCCTTCCAGAGCGCCCCCACCGCGCGGGTTACGGAATGACCAGGGTATCTCCAATCTCGATGCGGTCGGGATCGGAGATCCCGTTTGCCTGGGCGATCGCCGCGACCGTCGTGCCATAGCGCTGGGCGATCTGGAAGAGCGTTTCGCCGACCTGCACCACGTGTACGCGCCCCGTTGTCGCCTGTTGGCCGCCTCCGCCCACAGGCGGCCCAGGCAAGCCCCCGGATGGTGATGTTGCGTCGTTCACGCCTACGACGGCTGACACAGTGTCCACGCGGGTCACCATGCACCAACCTCGAAGCACGATCCTCACATTGGCTGCCCTCGGTGCGGCTTGCACCGCGACTACCCTCACGACATCCACGTCGCTTACTGCGAAGAACGCCGGAATAGCCCCCGGGACGGCA
It encodes the following:
- a CDS encoding DEAD/DEAH box helicase; the encoded protein is MGEATARRRDGKALRRRATNDMDAARFIERLKLAPEYRGQIVHVESLPERQARYEEVVPPLHERVAAILAKVGIERLYTHQAQAIRAIREGRDVAVVTSTASGKTLCYNAPVLERLAVDGRAKALYLFPTKALAQDQLRGLLRYREIDPDMPIVAGTYDGDTPPNARRKLRDEGNIILTNPDMLHQGILPRHPAWGQFFANLAFVVVDEMHTYRGVFGSNVACVIRRLERVCEHYGARPQFICCSATIANPKELAEKLIDRSITLIDDDGAPRGPKKFVFWNPPFIDAARVERGSSSAEAERLLVDLVRERVQTIAFVKARVVAELIYRFAQERLQQVSPSLARAIKPYRGGYLPEERRDIERRLFSGELLGVTSTNALELGIDIGSLDAAILTGYPGTIASTWQQAGRAGRGQEEALVILVGQSTPIDQYLMSHPEYFFGRSTEAAVIDPHNPYILARHLRCAAFELPLGARDMARFGEYMPAILEILEEQREIVRRGNRWYWSHPSYPSEAVKLRNASDNTYTIVDTTQDYRSETMPWTGSFAGRDRRAPSAKDTAANRVIGTMDELSAFEQIHPEAIYLHDGETYFVSQLDVEKKAAFVEKADVDYFTQSISESIVKIENEQESMKFRRATASFGDVTVTSLVYMFKKIKFHGRESIGFGKVSLPPQVMGTVAFWLVPPLSTLNLVREWGRDPSEGLYGIGNVITEVVPLYAMCDPRDVGAVVDSLNTGSPTLFVYDRYPGGVGFAERAYRSLEDVLRACLEMVKACKCEDGCPSCVGAPVPPFAQNDPDLSPRGRIPDKEAALVILHDLLEMEPYVPKPVERPARRAGVAPGDWEGRGGGERGGDVFAPFALDANTPGAGGDRGTSDLSDGRKRADRGGNRWGYCAGENGAVEPDTDEPIPLPVRRLPESVEARLRRELARFSRGGANGTRRAGDGAGRSARW
- a CDS encoding DUF2284 domain-containing protein translates to MEQRYEKYAELARSLGAVDAVVIDARDVVFDPRTYLKCMYGCSTWGKCWVCPSAPGALKPWEAEMTLSRYRRAVLIHTHDKDSSQRISFAVESQAYVDGYYFAFSMSDCGLCAECSLPEDKPCRFPGKARPAMQGMGIDVYATARKQGLPIETLANESQQQNWYSLVMIE